ACGCAGCCCCGTACATCGGGCAGGGCGGCAGCAACGGCTCAGCCTCCCTCCGGAGGCAGCGAATGGATCAGCGCCCCGGGTGAATCACTGACCGGAATTGCACAAACGCTCTACCCCAGAAACAGCGCCGCACAGCGCCGTTTCGTGCGCGATGCGGCTAAAGCCAACCCCGCGCTCTTTCCTGACCTGGCCTCGCGCAGCCGGCAATTGGTGCCCGGCACGCAATTTGTCGTGCCGAGCCTTGCAGCCATCTCGCGCAACAGCCCGCCGCCTCCGCAGCGTGCTGCCAGCGCATCGCCCCGCGCCGACCGCCCGGTCTCGACCGAGGCCCGCAGCGATCCTGCACCAGGGCCGGTAAGCGGCGACCGCCTCATCGTTGCGCCCGAGGAGGCAGACAACCGGTCTGCGCCGGCCCCCACCGCAGCCCTCGGAGATCGCAGCGGGGAGATGTCCGGCCTCGAACGCAGGGAGCAGGAAATCGCCACGGCTATCGACCGCAGCATCGTCACCCAGATGGAGCTGCTGGCCCGCATCAAGGAACTCGAGCAGATCCAGACCCGGCTGATGGAACAGGCCGGCCGCATTGGCGTTGCGCCACCGCCTGTCGTGGAGCCCCCTCCGGCGCCCCCGCGCATCGAACCGGCGCCTCAGGAACCCGCGCCGGCTTCCGACGACTGGATGCGAAACGCGGCACTCGCACTCGGCGGCCTCGGCATTGCGGCACTCCTGTTCCTGCGCTCACGTCGCAAGGCAGAGGAGGCGCCTGCGGCAGAACCCCGCATCGCACCGGCACCGCAGACCCCGCCACGACCGACAGCAGATGCAGAAGCACCGGCCTCCACCAGCACGACAGATGAGTTCGATGCCCCGCTGACACAGATTCCCGCACCGGCCGGCGTACTGCCACTGGAGTGGGACCATGAGCCTTCCGGATTCGGCTCCACCGAACTGGCTCCGCTTGCGGAAGAAGAGGAAGTCGAAGAGCACGACTCTGCGATCGAGCTGGCAGAGATCATGATGAGCTTTGGCCGCGTCCACGGCGCTGCCGAAACACTGGCTGACTTCATTCGCAGCAACCCGAAACAGGCCGTCACGCCATGGCTGAAGCTGCTTGAAGTCTATCGCGCGGCCGACCTGCGGGCCGAGTTCGACGGCCTTGCCCGCCAGCTGAACAAGACCTTCAACGTCAAGACTGTCACCTGGGACAATTTCGACGAAGCCCGCCGCGCCCCGGACACGCTCGAAAAGATGCCGCACCTGGTCAATTCGCTGCAGCAACTCTGGGGCACGCGCGAGTGTCAGGCGTTTCTGAGAAGACTGCTGCGCGACAACCGCGACGGCACCCGTCAGGGCTTCCCCCTGAACGTCATCGACGACATTCTGTGTCTCAGTGCCATCCTCGAGCAGCAGCTCGGCCCCTACCGGCCAACCCACGACGAGCTCGAGGACAACGGGCCGCAGACCGAGCGCCCACCCGAGAACAGCTGAACGGACTCAGACCGGATTGGGCAGATCGAGAAACGTTGCCTGCAACCCCAGGCTGTCCGACAGGTAGATGGCCATCGCCATCGGACCGTAGCGCTCCGTCGCATGATGGCCGGCGGCGATATAGGGCACACCGGACTCGCGGGCAACATGCGTGGTCTGCTCCGAGATCTCCCCCGACACATAGAGGTCGGCGCCAGCCTGAACAGCCTGTTCGAAGTAGCCCTGCGCACCGCCGGTACACCATGCAATCCGTTTCACCTTGCGCTCACCGTCACCCACCAGCAGGGGCTCGCGCCCGAGCCTGACGGCAATCGCAGCAGCCACATCGGACGCTGACATACCCTCGGTTTCCGGCCTTCCGATCCAGCCCAGGTCCTGCTCCGCAAAGCGCCCCTCGCCCACCCAGCCCATGATTGCAGCCAGTTGAGCGTTGTTACCCAGTTGCGGATGCACATCGAGCGGCAGGTGGTAGGCAAGCAGACTGATGTCGTTCTTCAGCAGCGTGGACAGGCGCCGCTTGCGCATGCCGGCGATACGCCCATCCTCGCCACGCCAGAAGTAGCCATGATGAACCAGCACGGCATCATAGTCGCCCCCGACCGCCGCATCGAGCAGCGCCTGGCTCGCCGTGACGCCGCACAGCACACGGCTCACCTCCTCGCGTCCTTCCACTTGCAGCCCGTTTGGGCAATAATCGCGCAGCCGCGCGACCTCGAGCAATTCATCCAGATGGTTTTGCAAAGCGCTGAGCTGCATGCCGTCTCCACTCATTTTCACGTTCAACAGGGCGACCCTTCCGGCCGGAAATCGCCTCGAAATCGAGCAACATTATGCGCCGCCTGTGGCTGATCTTTGCGCAGGCCGTGACTGCAAGCGTCGCGGTTCTGTTCGTCCTCAACACCCTCAAGCCGGAGTGGCTGCGAAACACAGCCCCGGATGCAGTGGTGGCCATTCTCGAAGCACCGGCGAGCGAACCCGGTGCGCGTGCTGCTGCGGGCTCATATGCCGAGGCCGCGCAGCGCTCGATGCCTGCCGTCGTTCACATCTACACGACCAAGGCTGCGCGCGCATCGCGCCACCCCTTGCTGAACGACCCGGTGTTCCGCCACTTCTTCGGCGACCGTCCCGACGAAGGAAGGCAGCAAAGCTCCGGACTGGGCTCCGGCGTCATCGTCAGCCAGGACGGTTTCATCCTGACGAACAACCACGTCATCGACGCCGCAGACGAGATCGAAGTGGCCCTCAATGACGGGCGCCAGTACTCGGCAAGCGTGATCGGCAGAGACCCCGAAACCGACCTCGCCGTTCTTCGCATCACGACCGACGCCCCCCTGCCCGCAATCACCCTCGCCCGCGGCGACATGCTTCACGTTGGCGATGTCGTGCTTGCCATCGGCAATCCTTTCGGTGTCGGCCAGACCGTCACCATGGGCATCATCTCGGCACTTGGCCGCAGCCACCTTGGCATCAACACCTTCGAAAACTACATCCAGACCGATGCTGCAATCAATCCGGGCAACTCGGGTGGTGCGCTGGTCGACAGCACGGGCAACCTGGTGGGCATCAACACTGCCATCTACTCCCGGTCGGGCGGATCGCTGGGCATCGGCTTCGCAATTCCCATCTCGATCGCGCGCAACGTCCTTGAACAGATCGTTGCCACCGGCGAGGTTACCCGCGGCTGGGTGGGCGTGGAGATCCGGGAGATCACCCCCGAGCTTGCGAGTTCGTTCGGACTGCAGGGCACGGAAGGCGCGCTGATCGCCGGCGTGCTCAGAGGCAGCCCCGCAGAACAGGGCGGTGTGCGTCCGGGAGACGTTCTCGTCGCCGTCGAAGGGAAGACCATTCAGGATCCGAAAGCCATGCTCGAACTCGTCGCGGCCCTGCCGCCGGGCAAGACCGCTTCGTTTCGGGTGCGCCGCTCGGGCAAGGATGTAGATCTGACTGTCGCCGTCGCGCGCCGCCCCATCCCGCAGGCTGCACGCTAGACGGTCACCGCGTCTTACTTGCCCTCGCGCTCTGCATCCTCGATACGGTCGAGCTCACGATCCATTTCGACCGCCGTTGGCGCAACGTAATCGGGTTCGGCCGCGGGCTTGGAGATCATGTTCGCGAGCATGATGCCCAACTCATAGAGCAGGCACATCGGGACGGCAAGCATGAACTGCGAAATCACGTCGGGCGGCGTAATTATTGCCGCAATGACGAACGCCCCGACAACCACGTAAGGGCGAATTTCCCGCAGTTTGGCAACTGTCACCACACCCGCCTTGACCAGCAGGATCACCGCGACCGGCACCTCGAAGGTCAAGCCGAAGGCAATGAACATCGACATGACGAAGGAAAGATACTGTTCGATGTCTGGCGCCGGCACGATGCTCTTTGGCGCAAACTCGGCAATGAAGCGGAACACCGTTCCAAATACGAAGAAGTAGCAGAACGCCATCCCGATCAGAAACAGCAGCGTGCTGCCGGCAACCAGCGGGATCGCGAGCTTGCGCTCATGTGCATACAGCCCTGGCGCCACGAAAGCCCAGGCCTGATAAAGCACCACGGGCAGCGCCAGCACGAAAGCCACCATCATCGTGACCTTGACCGGCACGAAGAACGGCGTCACCACCCCGGTCGCAATCATGTGCGTACCTTCGGGCAGCGTATCCATCATCGGCTTGGCCAGTACGTCGTAGATCTCGCCCGCCCAAGGCATCAGGCAAATGAACACGATGACCAGTGCAACCATTGCCCGCAACAACCGGTCGCGCAACTCGACCAGATGCGCAATGAAAGTTTCCTGCATTTCGTTCATGCCTTGTCCACCGGTAAGGGCTGACGAACCGCGGGATCGAGCCCCAGCTCGAGTTGCGAAGTCGACTCTGCCGAGCCATCTGCCACGGCGGCCTGCTCAACCGGCGCCGCCTGCTGCTGCGCACCTGTCGTTGCAGCACCACCGCTGACCGGCTCTTCTCCCGGCAACGCGGCCTTCACCTCATCCACCGTCTTGCCCAGCCCGGATTCGAGGCTGCTGACCTGCTCACGCACCGAAGCTTCCATTTCGTGCGCCTGCTCCTTGACCTGCTCCTGCAGCTTCTTCAGCTCTTCGAGCTGCATTTCACGCTGGATGTCCGACTTCACGTCGGAGACGTAGCGCTGCAGCCTGCCAAGCAGGTGGCCTGCAGTTCTTGCCACTTTGGGCAAACGCTCGGGCCCCACCACGATCAGCATCACGACGCCGATGACAACGAGTTCCGAAAAACCGAAATCGAACATTTTTCCTGGCCCAACGCGAAAAGAAGGGGCGCTCGTGCGCCCCTGCGTCGCGGGTTAAATGCGTTTCAGGAGGAGGACTTCTCGACCTTCTCGCGCGCCTCGCCCTCGATCGTCTGACCGGTGGCGATCTTCTGCTTGTCAGACGCGTCAGCCGAAGCATCCGCTTCCTTCATGCCTTCCTTGAAACCTTTTACCGCACCGCCGAGATCCTGACCGACGTTACGCAGTTTCTTGGTGCCAAAAACGAGCATGACGATGACCAGAACGATCAGCCAGTGCCAGATACTGAATGAACCCATACCGCTCTCCTTAGTGCTTCAACATGGGCGGTAGCGGCTGCGGCCCGCCCACAATATGAACGTGAAGATGATACACCTCCTGCAAGCCCACCCGCCCGGTGTTCACAATGGTTCTGAACCCATCCGTGCAGCCTTGTTCCCGAGCGATGCGCGAGGCAAGCACCATCAGGTGCCCCATCAAGCCTTCGTGACTGAGTTCAAGATCGGCCATCGATGCAATATGAAGCTTTGGAATCAAGAGGATATGAACCGGGGCGGCAGGCTGAATGTCATGAAACGCCACCACCAGATCATCTTCGTAAACTTTGCGCGCCGGGATCTCCCCACGCACAATCCTGCAAAACAGACAGTCAGTCATGAGGCGCGGCTCAGGCAGTCCGAGACTTCTTCTCGTCGATGCCAGACACCCCCTCGCGACGCCGGAACTCGGCGAGGACATCGTCCACCGACAGACCGAAGTGCGTCAGCAGCACGAGCGAGTGGAACCAGAGGTCGGTCACTTCCCACACCACGTGGAGCATGTCCTTGTCCTTGGCGGCCATGATGGTCTCCGCCGCCTCCTCGGCCACCTTCTTGCAGATGGCGTCGGTACCCTTGGCATACAGACTGGACACGTAGGACGAATCGGGGTCAGCCTTCTTGCGCTCGGCCAGTGTGGTCGCCACGCGATGCAGCACTTCGATGTCGATCATTGGTAGATATCCTTCGGGTCTTTGAGAACCGGTTCGACGGCCTCCCAGCGGCCATCGGCGAAAAACTTCTGGAAGAAGCAGCTGTGACGACCGGTGTGACAGGCGATTCCGCCCACCTGTTCGATCTTCAGCAGCACGACGTCGTTGTCACAATCGATACGGATGTCGAGCACCTTCTGCACATGCCCCGACTCCTCGCCCTTGTGCCACAGTTTGCGCCGCGAACGTGACCAATAGACAGCCTCTCCGGTTTCGGCAGTACGCTGCAGCGCGTCACGGTTCATCCACGCAAACATGAGCACATCGCCACTGGACGCCTCTTGTGCGATGACCGGCACCAGTCCGTTCTCATCCCACTTCACGTCGTTGAGCCAGCGGTTGTTATTGCTCACAGCCTTACCTCGATCCCATGTGAACGCATCAGTTCCTTCGCTTCGCGCACCGTGTGCTGGCCAAAGTGAAAGATGCTGGCAGCGAGCACCGCGTCGGCGCGGCCGGTGGACACGCCCTCTGACAGATGCTCGAGCGTACCGACACCACCGCTCGCAATCACCGGAATGCGCACCGCGTCCGACACCGCCCGGGTAAGGCCGAGGTCGAAGCCCGCCTTGGTGCCGTCGCGGTCCATGCTGGTCAGCAGAATCTCGCCGGCACCAAGCGCCTCGACGCGTTGCGCCCACTCGATTGCATCGAGCCCGGTATTGTTGCGGCCTCCATGCGTGAACACCTGCCACTTTCCCGGCGCAGTCTGCTTGGCATCGATGGCAACGACGATGCACTGACTGCCGACCTTGCTGCTGGCGTCATGTACCACCTGAGGATTGTTCACCGCAGCGGTATTGATACTGACCTTGTCGGCCCCCGCATTGAGCAGGCGCCGCACATCCTCGACCGTACGCACGCCGCCACCAACCGTCAGCGGGATGAAGACCTGATCCGCCACCTGCTCGACCACGTGCAGGATGATATCGCGGGCATCCGAGCTCGCCGTGATGTCGAGAAACGTGATCTCGTCCGCACCCTGCTCGTCGTAACGCTTGGCGATCTCGACCGGATCCCCCGCGTCACGCAGTTCGACGAAATTGACGCCCTTGACCACGCGGCCGGCACTGACGTCGAGACAGGGAATGATGCGTTTTGCGAGCATTCAGTCGGCCTGGCCGTTGAGTTCGTCCGCGCGGGCCTGCCCGGCGGCAAAGTCGAGCGTGCCTTCGTAGATGGCACGACCTGTGATTGCGCCCATCACGCCTTCCTCCTCGACGGCACACAGCGCATCGATGTCCGACAGCGCAGCCACGCCACCGCTGGCAATCACGGGAATCCGCAGCGCCTGCGCCAGGCGCACGGTCGCCTCGATATTCACGCCCGACAGCATGCCGTCACGTCCGATGTCGGTGTAGATCACCGACTCGACACCGTAATCTTCGAATTTCTTTGCCAGGTCGATCACGTCGTGTCCGGTCAGCTTGGACCAGCCATCAACCGCCACCTTGCCGTCCTTGGCGTCGAGACCGACGATGATGTGACCAGGGAAGGCACTGCAGGCGTCGTGCAGAAAGCCGGGATTCTTGACCGCAGCGGTACCGATGATGACGTAGCTGATGCCATTGTCGAGATACTGCTCGATGGTATCGAGGTCACGGATTCCGCCCCCGAGTTGCACCGGAATGTCGTCCCCCACCTCATTGGTGATGGCGCGGATGGCGCCGCCGTTCTTGGGCTTGCCGGCAAAGGCACCGTTCAGGTCGACAAGGTGCAGACGACGTGCGCCCTGTTCGATCCAGTGCCGCGCCATGGCAGCAGGGTCTTCAGAGAAGACGGTGGCATCGTCCATTTCGCCCTGTTTAAGGCGAACACAATGACCGTCCTTGAGATCGATGGCGGGAATGAGCAGCATACCGGAATAGAGACAGTGAATTGATGGGTGACGGGTCGCAGGTCAGGGCGCCCAGCGAATGAAATTCGACAGCAGGCGCAAACCGGCCTGCGCGCTTTTCTCGGGATGAAACTGAACCGCAAAGATATTAGCCCGAGCCACCGCACTGGTAAAGCGCCGTCCGTACAGGGTTTCCGCAGCGGACACGGCGGGATCCGACGGTGACACGTAGTAACTATGGACGAAATAGAAGCGCTCGCCGTCGGGAATGCCCTCCCACAGGGCATGCTCCCCGCCTTGCCAGACTTCGTTCCAGCCCATGTGCGGCACCTTCAGCCGGGCGCCATCCGCTCCGAGCATGTCCGCATCGCGAAAACGCACGACCTCGCCCTCGAACACACCGAGCCCGGGCACGTCACCCTCTTCGCTGTGTTCGAACAGCATCTGCTGCCCAATGCAGATCCCGAGAAAGGGCTTGGTCGCAGCGGCTGCGAGCACCGCCGGACGCAGGCCGCGCAGATCAAGCTCGCGCATGCAGTCCGGCATCGCCCCCTGGCCGGGGAAAACGACGCGGTCGGCAGCAGCCACGACTGCAGGATCGCAGGTCACGTGAATGCGGTGGCCCGGCGCCACATGCTCAACAGCCTTGGCAACGGAGCGCAGATTGCCCATGCCGTAATCAATGATGGCCACGGTGGTCATCGTTTCAATGCTCGCGTAAAGGGATGAAAAAGGAATGCGTCAGAAAATCAGAGCGCGCCCTTGGTTGAGGGGATGGTACCTGCAGCGCGTTCATCGCGCTCGGCAGCCATCCGCAAAGCGCGGGCGAAAGCCTTGAAAATGGTTTCGCACTGGTGATGTGCATTCTCACCACGCAGATTGTCGATATGCAGCGTCAGACCTGCATGATTGACGAACCCCTGAAAGAACTCGCGAACCAGATCGACGTCGAAATTGCCGATCCGCGCCCGGGTGTAGGTCACGAAATAGTGCAGGCCGGGGCGACCCGAGAAATCAACGACGACCCGTGACATTGCTTCGTCAAGCGGCACGTAGGCATGTCCGTAGCGACGCACGCCTTTCTTGTCGCCAAGCGCCTTGGCAAAGGCCTGGCCGATCGTGATGCCGACGTCTTCCACCGTGTGGTGGTCGTCGATGTGGGTATCGCCCTGACAACGCACGTCCAGATCGATCAGCCCGTGGCGGACAATTTGGTCGAGCATGTGATCGAGAAAGGGAACCCCGGTTTCGAGTGCGCCCTTGCCCGTACCATCGAGATCGATGCGCACGGAAATCTTGGTTTCGAGGGTATCGCGAGTGACGTCGGCTTGCCGCATGGACATTAAGCTACTGCAGGTGGAGGCATGGAGAGCCATGATACCATCGCTCGACGAATTCCACCCGACCCCTCCTGCCCCGCGGAAAACCCACGCATGAGCCGTTTCTGGAGCGCCGTGACGCACGGCCTGACCCCCTATGTACCGGGCGAGCAGCCCAAGATTGAAAACCTGGTCAAGCTCAATACGAACGAGCATCCATATGGTCCCTCACCGAGGGTGCTGGAGGCGATTCGCGAGGCGACGTCAGACACCCTCCGGCTCTACCCGGACCCCAATGCCGACCGGCTGAAAGCCGCACTCGCGGCACGCTACGGCGTTCGCCCCGAGCAGGTCTTCGTCGGCAACGGCTCGGACGAAGTGCTTGCACATGCGTTCCAGGGTCTGCTCAAGCATGAACTGCCGCTGTGGATGCCCGACATTTCCTACAGCTTCTACCCGGTCTATTGCGGGCTGTACGGTGTCGAGTCGCGGGTCGTTCCGCTGACTGAAAGCCTGCAGATCGATCCGACAGACTATCTTCCCGACGGTGAGCGCCGGGCAGGTGCGATCATTTTCCCGAACCCCAACGCGCCGACCGGCAGCGCGCTGCCGCTCGAGGCAATCGAGCGCGTCGTTGCAGGAAACCCGAACGCTGTCGTGCTGATCGACGAGGCTTATGTGGATTTCGGTGGTGAAAGTGCAATTGCGCTGGTAGACCGCTACCCCAACCTGCTGGTGTGCCAGACCTTCTCCAAGAGCCGCTCGCTGGCAGGCCTGCGGGTCGGCTTCGCGATCGGACATGCGGACCTGATTGCCGGACTGGAGCGGGTCAAGAACAGCTTCAACTCCTACCCGCTCGACCGCCTCGCGCTTGCCGGGGCCGAGGCCTCGGTTGAAGACGACGCCTACTTCCTTGAGAGCTGCCGCAAGGTAATTGCCACGCGCGAGGCGCTGGTCGTCAGGATGCAGGCGCTCGGCTTCGAGGTGCTTCCGTCAGCCGCCAACTTCATTTTCGCCCGCCATCCGCAGCGCGACGGCGCCGAACTAGCCGCGGCCTTGCGCCAGCGCGCCATCATCGTGCGCCATTTCAAGGCCCCGCGCATCGACCAGTTCCTGCGTATCACGATCGGCACCGATGCACAGTGCGAAATGCTTGTCAGCGCGCTGGGAGAGATTCTCGGCGCCTGACATAACACGATGCCCCGGCGCGCTTCTCAAGCGCGCCGGGGCATCGGGGCAGCGTCTGGCGAAAGCCGGAAATCAAACCTTCAGCCGCATCTCCGCCGAGCGCGCGTGAGCCTGCAGGCCCTCACCATGCGCGAGAATCGACGCAACCTTGCCCAGATGCTGGGCACCCGCCTCAGAGATGTGCACGATGCTGGTCCGCTTCTGGAAGTCATACACCCCCAGCGGTGACGAAAAGCGCGCGCTGCGCATGGTCGGCAACACATGGTTGGGACCGGCACAGTAATCGCCAAGCGCCTCGACTGCCCAGTGACCAACGAAGATCGCACCCGCATGGCGGATGTGATCAACCCACTGCTCGGCGTTGTCCATCGACAGTTCAAGGTGTTCCGGTGCGATGCGGTTGGCGATGGCACACGCCTGCTCGAGACTCTCGACGTGAATCAGCGCACCACGATTGGCCAGCGATTTTGCGATGGTCTCCTGTCGCGGCATCGTCGGCAGCAGGCGGTCGATCGCATCGTGCACCGCGTCGATGAAGCCTGCGTCGGTGCACAACAGGATGGACTGGGCGAGCTCGTCGTGCTCTGCCTGGGCGAAGAGATCCATCGCCACCCAGTCGGCGTGGCCACTGCCATCAGAGATGATCAGCACCTCTGATGGCCCGGCCACCATGTCGATTCCCACCGTACCGAACACCCGCCGCTTGGCCTCGGCAACAAAGGCATTGCCCGGCCCGACAATCTTGTCCACCTGGGGAATGGTCTGCGTGCCATACGCCAGCGCAGCAACCGCCTGCGCACCGCCAATCGTAAACACCCGGTCCACGCCGGTAATCGCTGCGGCTGCCAGCACCAGCGGATTCTGCTCGCCGCCCGGCGTCGGCACGACCATGATCAGTTCGCCAACACCGGCCACCTTGGCCGGAATCGCATTCATCAGCACCGAACTGGGATACGAGGCCCGTCCGCCTGGCACATACAGGCCGACGCGATCGAGGGGCGTCACCTTCTGCCCGAGGCGGGTTCCATCGGCCTCGGTGTACTCCCAGGAATCGGCCTTCTGGCGCTCGTGGTAGACACGCACGCGGTCGGCGGCCACACGCAGCGCCTCGCGCTGCTCGACCGCCAGACCATCGAGCGCCGCATGCAGCGCAGACTTCGGCAGTTCAAGCGCCGCCATCGAGGCCACATCGAGGCGATCGAATCGTTTCGTGTACTCGATGACTGCCGCATCACCGGTCGCGCGCACCGCGCGCAGAATTTCGGTGACGGCGGCATCGATGCGATCGTCCGCGGATGCCTCGAACGCGAGCAGCGCATCGAGTACCGACAGGAATTCCGGCTCGCGCGCGTCGAGACGGCGAATGGGTGTCTGGCTCATGGTAGGCCTCAGGGTTTGACCGCGCCTGCGAAGGCGTCGAGCATCGGCTGGATCAGTTCGCGCTTGAGCTTGAGCGAAGCCTGGTTGACGATCAGGCGCGAACTGATCGGCATGATGTCTTCGACTTCCTCGAGATTGTTGGCGCGCAGCGTGCCGCCGGTGGAGACCAGGTCGACGATGGCATCGGCCAGACCGACCAGCGGCGCCAGTTCCATCGAGCCGTAGAGCTTGATCAGGTCGACATGCATTCCCTTGCCGGCGAAATGCGCCTTGGCGGCATTGATGTACTTGGTGGCGACGCGGATACGACCGCCAGGACGGATTGCCGCCTCATAGTCGAAGCCTTTCTGCACCGCCACACACAGGCGGCAGCGCGCGATGTTGAGATCGAGCGGCTGATAGAGCCCTGCTCCGCCATGCTCGATCAGCACGTCCTTGCCCGCGATGCCAAGATCGGCCGCACCGTACTGGACATAGGTCGGCGTATCGGTCGCACGCACGATGACCAGACGCACATCCGGACGATTTGTGCCGATGATGAGCTTGCGCGAGCTTTCGGGATTGTCGGTCGGGACGATGCCGGCTGCTGCCAGCAGCGGCAGGGTTTCCTCGAAGATACGGCCCTTGGACAGGGCGAGGGTGATGCTGGACACGGTTCTGACCTTGCTGAATCGGGCCCGTATTGTAACCCGTCAAGGCTTCTGTTAGCCTCACACGGAATGGCTGAACCGCGACAGCGGCTCGGCCATTTTCTTTGTCTGCTCGACCATTTTCCTTTTTGTCATCAGGAAACGATCATCATGAAACCCGAGATCATCCTCTCAACGCAGGACATGGACAGGCTCGAAGGCCTGCTGTCCGCCCCCGCCGCACGCAGCAGAAGCGATCTCGATCCGCTGCGGGCAGAACTCGATCGCGCCGACGTGCGCGAGACGGAAGACATGCCGGACGACGTCATCATGATGAACAGCCGCGCACGCTTCCTGGAAGAAAACACCGGCCGTGAATATGAACTCACGCTCACCTACCCGCGCGACGCCAGTGCCGAAACCAGCCACGTGTCCATCTTTTCGCCTGCGGGCAGCGCGCTGATCGGCCTCGCGACCGGCCAGTCCATCGACTGGACAACACCCGACGGGAAGCCGATCCGGCTGAAGGTACTGGCCGTAAAACAGGCGCCCGCAACGGTTCAGCCGTAAGCGAAACATCCGGCGCGCCCTGACGGGCCGCGCCGGTGCAGGCGTCTTCAGTTCAGACGAAGCACGCGCGCGCCGAGCGCCGCCAGCTTTTCCTCAAGTCGTTCGTAGCCACGGTCCAGATGGTAGATGCGCTCGATCGTGGTCTCGCCATCCGCTATCAGCCCGGCAATCACCAGACTGGCCGACGCACGCAGATCGGTCGCCATGACCGCAGCGCCCTGCAGACGCTCGACCCCCTTGACCACCGCCGTATTGCCGTCGATGCGGATGTCTGCACCGAGGCGCTGCAGTTCGACCGCATGCATGAAGCGGTTCTCGAAAATGGTTTCGCGGATCATTGCGACACCGTCCGCCACGCAATTGAGCGCCATGAACTGCGCCTGCATGTCGGTGGGAAATGCGGGATAGGGCGAGGTCCGCAGGTTGACCGCCTGCAGGCGCTGAGGTGCCTTGAGGCGAATCGCATCGCGCTCGGTCTCGACCTCGCAACCAGCATCCATCAGCTTGTCCACGACGGCATCGAGGTAGGCCGCAGACGTTCCCGTCAGCCGGACATCACCGCCGGTTACTGCAGCCGCGCACAGATAGGTGCCGGTCTCGATGCGGTCGGGCATGATACGGTGCGTCGCGCCGTGCAGGCGCTCGACCCCCTGGATGCGGATGACGTCAGTCCCCGCGCCGGAGATGCGGGCCCCCATCGCCACCAGGCAGTTGGCGAGATCGACGATCTCGGGTTCGCGTGCCGCGTTCTCGATCACGGTCTCGCCGTCTGCCAGACAGGCCGCCATCATCAGGTTCTCGGTGCCGGTCACCGTCACCATGTCGGTGAACAGTCGTGCGCCCTTCAGGCGCG
This genomic interval from Parazoarcus communis contains the following:
- a CDS encoding FimV family protein; the protein is MTIRRTPIATLIASLTLAASPIAQSAVLGDVVSLSAIGAPLRVEIGLRDGRPGDAGACLRIVSAQEAGNGLPSIRRARISATGSGRTARIVLSSPDTMDEPVAQLTIENVCETRLRRTYTLLFPFAGTPVAAPHASAAATQPRTSGRAAATAQPPSGGSEWISAPGESLTGIAQTLYPRNSAAQRRFVRDAAKANPALFPDLASRSRQLVPGTQFVVPSLAAISRNSPPPPQRAASASPRADRPVSTEARSDPAPGPVSGDRLIVAPEEADNRSAPAPTAALGDRSGEMSGLERREQEIATAIDRSIVTQMELLARIKELEQIQTRLMEQAGRIGVAPPPVVEPPPAPPRIEPAPQEPAPASDDWMRNAALALGGLGIAALLFLRSRRKAEEAPAAEPRIAPAPQTPPRPTADAEAPASTSTTDEFDAPLTQIPAPAGVLPLEWDHEPSGFGSTELAPLAEEEEVEEHDSAIELAEIMMSFGRVHGAAETLADFIRSNPKQAVTPWLKLLEVYRAADLRAEFDGLARQLNKTFNVKTVTWDNFDEARRAPDTLEKMPHLVNSLQQLWGTRECQAFLRRLLRDNRDGTRQGFPLNVIDDILCLSAILEQQLGPYRPTHDELEDNGPQTERPPENS
- a CDS encoding Nif3-like dinuclear metal center hexameric protein, which produces MQLSALQNHLDELLEVARLRDYCPNGLQVEGREEVSRVLCGVTASQALLDAAVGGDYDAVLVHHGYFWRGEDGRIAGMRKRRLSTLLKNDISLLAYHLPLDVHPQLGNNAQLAAIMGWVGEGRFAEQDLGWIGRPETEGMSASDVAAAIAVRLGREPLLVGDGERKVKRIAWCTGGAQGYFEQAVQAGADLYVSGEISEQTTHVARESGVPYIAAGHHATERYGPMAMAIYLSDSLGLQATFLDLPNPV
- a CDS encoding Do family serine endopeptidase, with product MRRLWLIFAQAVTASVAVLFVLNTLKPEWLRNTAPDAVVAILEAPASEPGARAAAGSYAEAAQRSMPAVVHIYTTKAARASRHPLLNDPVFRHFFGDRPDEGRQQSSGLGSGVIVSQDGFILTNNHVIDAADEIEVALNDGRQYSASVIGRDPETDLAVLRITTDAPLPAITLARGDMLHVGDVVLAIGNPFGVGQTVTMGIISALGRSHLGINTFENYIQTDAAINPGNSGGALVDSTGNLVGINTAIYSRSGGSLGIGFAIPISIARNVLEQIVATGEVTRGWVGVEIREITPELASSFGLQGTEGALIAGVLRGSPAEQGGVRPGDVLVAVEGKTIQDPKAMLELVAALPPGKTASFRVRRSGKDVDLTVAVARRPIPQAAR
- the tatC gene encoding twin-arginine translocase subunit TatC; the protein is MNEMQETFIAHLVELRDRLLRAMVALVIVFICLMPWAGEIYDVLAKPMMDTLPEGTHMIATGVVTPFFVPVKVTMMVAFVLALPVVLYQAWAFVAPGLYAHERKLAIPLVAGSTLLFLIGMAFCYFFVFGTVFRFIAEFAPKSIVPAPDIEQYLSFVMSMFIAFGLTFEVPVAVILLVKAGVVTVAKLREIRPYVVVGAFVIAAIITPPDVISQFMLAVPMCLLYELGIMLANMISKPAAEPDYVAPTAVEMDRELDRIEDAEREGK
- the tatB gene encoding Sec-independent protein translocase protein TatB, with the translated sequence MFDFGFSELVVIGVVMLIVVGPERLPKVARTAGHLLGRLQRYVSDVKSDIQREMQLEELKKLQEQVKEQAHEMEASVREQVSSLESGLGKTVDEVKAALPGEEPVSGGAATTGAQQQAAPVEQAAVADGSAESTSQLELGLDPAVRQPLPVDKA
- the tatA gene encoding Sec-independent protein translocase subunit TatA, with the translated sequence MGSFSIWHWLIVLVIVMLVFGTKKLRNVGQDLGGAVKGFKEGMKEADASADASDKQKIATGQTIEGEAREKVEKSSS
- a CDS encoding histidine triad nucleotide-binding protein encodes the protein MTDCLFCRIVRGEIPARKVYEDDLVVAFHDIQPAAPVHILLIPKLHIASMADLELSHEGLMGHLMVLASRIAREQGCTDGFRTIVNTGRVGLQEVYHLHVHIVGGPQPLPPMLKH
- a CDS encoding phosphoribosyl-ATP diphosphatase gives rise to the protein MIDIEVLHRVATTLAERKKADPDSSYVSSLYAKGTDAICKKVAEEAAETIMAAKDKDMLHVVWEVTDLWFHSLVLLTHFGLSVDDVLAEFRRREGVSGIDEKKSRTA